One genomic region from Nocardia vinacea encodes:
- a CDS encoding ABC transporter permease — protein MTRYLLRRLPSAVLVLFAASVLIFLLLRLVPGDPALTLAGPDASPETIAAIRHQLGLDRSIPAQYVTWLENLCTFDLGRSYIIGGRIADLVGRGLTNTLVLTGAALLLAVVVSVAVGVVSVAWPNRWFNALVAAANTVAVALPTFVTGVLLVLVFAVAIPVLPAGGVPPEGFIARPDIAVQYLLLPSICLALPVGAALTRFLTESLRTELGKPYVLTARSQGISHWQIVTRGALRNAVPTMLTALGLQTGQLLGGAVLVEAAFAWPGIGQLVEQGISRRDYPVVQVLLLLSVVVFVTIQLVTDIAHAYLDPRIRIGARS, from the coding sequence ATGACCCGATATCTGTTGCGCCGCTTACCTTCCGCGGTACTCGTCCTGTTCGCCGCCTCGGTGCTGATCTTTCTGCTGCTGCGGCTGGTTCCCGGTGATCCGGCGCTGACGCTGGCGGGCCCCGATGCCTCGCCGGAGACGATTGCCGCCATCCGTCATCAGCTCGGACTCGACCGATCGATTCCGGCGCAGTACGTGACCTGGCTCGAGAACCTGTGCACCTTCGATCTCGGCCGCTCCTACATCATCGGCGGCCGGATCGCCGATCTCGTCGGCCGGGGCCTGACCAATACCCTGGTGCTGACCGGTGCGGCGCTGCTGCTCGCGGTGGTGGTCAGCGTTGCGGTCGGTGTCGTCTCGGTGGCATGGCCGAATCGCTGGTTCAATGCGCTCGTCGCTGCGGCGAATACCGTCGCGGTGGCGCTGCCGACCTTCGTGACCGGTGTGCTGCTGGTGCTTGTCTTCGCGGTCGCGATTCCGGTGTTGCCCGCCGGTGGGGTGCCGCCGGAGGGTTTCATCGCGCGTCCCGATATCGCCGTGCAGTACTTGCTGCTGCCTTCGATCTGTCTCGCGTTGCCGGTGGGTGCGGCGCTCACGCGGTTCCTCACCGAATCGCTGCGCACCGAATTGGGCAAACCGTATGTGCTGACCGCGCGCTCACAGGGGATCTCGCACTGGCAGATCGTGACTCGGGGTGCGCTGCGCAATGCCGTGCCGACCATGCTGACCGCACTCGGCCTGCAGACCGGGCAGCTGCTCGGCGGTGCGGTACTGGTGGAGGCCGCCTTCGCCTGGCCGGGCATCGGGCAATTGGTCGAGCAGGGGATCAGCAGGCGCGATTATCCGGTGGTGCAGGTGCTCCTGCTGCTGTCCGTCGTGGTTTTCGTGACGATCCAGTTGGTCACCGATATCGCCCACGCCTATCTCGATCCGCGCATTCGAATCGGGGCCAGGTCATGA